Proteins encoded within one genomic window of Spirulina major PCC 6313:
- a CDS encoding ATP-binding protein, with amino-acid sequence MPHPSEPSKSFTSIEALMQAIALLRTLINHYLAQRQHLETPSPEAFDPQTLDQAMAAAPTLQTLGAVFGLSRFEGVILLCCAAQALYPDIGEQLAIAHQNPETPYLTFQLACQCFPDPHWDAILDHRPLRRWQLLHNADTPEIPRARLQIDEAILHYLMDQPYHDPVLSSVCTPLANPATDPLQPSHRHILNQIVAVLGNGENSSPLIQLCGTYTKIQTAIAAHVGQHLGLSLYRLPSDAIPSDRADLQRLILRWQRWYALNPSLLIVDAQSVPVTAERARPPLIDAFLETVNVPVLVSTETRLSLSHPAVITFEVEGLLYAEQLQLWQQAWPPEDDASRPILAQLASQFRLSAAMIRTACATIQSESPASTPETRDRLWNFCRRQARPQLEALAQRINVQSTWDDLVLPERETAILHQITTHVRQQAKVYQQWGFSGKTQRGLGLSVLFAGASGTGKTTAAEILANELHLDLFRIDLSAVMSKFIGETEKNLRRIFDAAEVGGAILLFDEADALFGKRTQVKDSHDRHANIEVSYLLQRMETYQGLAILTTNLKDNLDQAFLRRLRFVLNFPYPKTPERQRIWQRAFPPQTPLAALDYGVLAELDITGGVIKAIALNAAFLAADANEPVTMQHLLSATQTEFLKEGRSLSTIDRRDWEDTK; translated from the coding sequence ATGCCCCATCCCTCCGAGCCGTCCAAATCCTTCACCTCAATTGAGGCGTTGATGCAGGCGATCGCGCTCCTGCGCACCTTGATCAATCACTACCTCGCCCAGCGTCAACACCTCGAAACCCCCTCACCCGAAGCCTTTGATCCCCAGACCTTAGATCAAGCTATGGCAGCCGCGCCCACCCTCCAAACCCTCGGCGCAGTTTTTGGATTATCGCGGTTTGAAGGGGTGATCTTGCTCTGTTGTGCCGCCCAGGCCCTCTATCCGGATATTGGGGAACAGTTGGCGATCGCGCACCAAAACCCCGAAACCCCCTATCTCACCTTTCAACTCGCCTGCCAATGCTTCCCCGACCCCCATTGGGATGCCATCTTAGACCATCGTCCCCTGCGCCGTTGGCAACTGCTCCACAATGCCGATACCCCTGAAATCCCCAGAGCACGGCTCCAAATTGACGAAGCGATCCTGCATTACCTCATGGATCAGCCCTATCATGATCCCGTGCTTTCTAGCGTCTGCACTCCCCTCGCTAACCCAGCCACCGACCCGCTCCAACCGTCCCATCGCCACATCCTCAATCAAATCGTCGCAGTTTTGGGAAACGGTGAAAATAGTTCGCCCCTGATTCAACTTTGCGGCACATACACCAAAATCCAAACCGCGATCGCTGCCCATGTCGGCCAGCACCTCGGTCTCTCCCTCTACCGCCTGCCCAGTGATGCAATTCCCAGCGATCGCGCCGATCTCCAGCGTCTGATCCTGCGGTGGCAGCGGTGGTACGCCCTCAACCCCAGTTTATTGATCGTAGATGCCCAATCCGTCCCAGTCACGGCAGAGCGGGCCCGCCCCCCCCTGATCGATGCATTTTTAGAAACGGTGAATGTGCCCGTTCTCGTCAGCACGGAAACCCGCCTCAGCTTGTCCCATCCCGCCGTGATTACCTTTGAAGTGGAGGGCTTGCTGTATGCCGAGCAGTTGCAACTATGGCAGCAGGCGTGGCCCCCAGAGGATGACGCATCGCGCCCCATTCTCGCCCAACTCGCCTCACAATTTCGCCTCTCTGCGGCCATGATTCGCACCGCCTGCGCCACCATTCAAAGCGAATCCCCCGCGAGCACCCCCGAAACGCGCGATCGCCTCTGGAACTTCTGCCGCCGCCAAGCCCGCCCCCAACTCGAAGCCCTCGCCCAACGCATTAATGTCCAATCCACCTGGGATGATCTCGTCTTGCCCGAACGGGAAACCGCCATTCTCCACCAAATCACCACCCATGTTCGCCAACAAGCCAAGGTCTATCAACAGTGGGGCTTTTCCGGTAAAACTCAGCGCGGTCTCGGTTTAAGCGTGCTCTTTGCCGGAGCCAGCGGCACGGGAAAAACCACCGCCGCCGAAATTCTCGCCAATGAATTGCACTTGGATCTATTCCGCATTGATCTCAGTGCGGTGATGAGTAAATTTATTGGCGAAACGGAAAAGAATTTGCGACGCATTTTCGACGCGGCGGAAGTGGGCGGTGCGATTCTTCTCTTTGACGAAGCGGATGCCCTGTTTGGCAAACGAACTCAGGTGAAAGATAGCCACGATCGCCACGCCAATATCGAAGTGAGCTATCTCCTGCAACGGATGGAAACCTACCAAGGCCTCGCCATCCTCACCACCAACTTAAAAGACAACCTTGACCAAGCCTTTCTCCGGCGGCTCCGTTTCGTGCTCAATTTCCCCTATCCCAAAACGCCCGAACGGCAACGCATTTGGCAGCGGGCATTTCCGCCCCAAACACCTTTAGCCGCGTTGGATTATGGCGTGTTGGCAGAACTGGACATTACCGGCGGCGTGATTAAAGCGATCGCCCTCAATGCCGCCTTTTTAGCCGCCGATGCCAACGAACCCGTGACGATGCAACATCTCCTCAGCGCCACCCAAACCGAGTTTCTCAAAGAAGGGCGATCGCTCTCCACCATTGACCGCCGCGACTGGGAAGATACAAAGTGA
- a CDS encoding EAL domain-containing protein has translation MVWPDLLTLFNQSQDLWASVTKRGDFDYLNEAWARQFGHPLSTLGQRSLLTLSDPETQPIILKTLQGLQRGDAIAPFKTRHTHAEGHHFWLQWHPVRTATPKQLWLRVEDVTPPPPTMETLLLKALPDLILRCQENGTIVAAYPAQDQITRSLDSWVGQLIQQVLPAAEVSLLLTLALSTQTVQHLTYQAPQAGQLRDYEARFSAVNEREVVVVVRDVTAYTASLRDRDQTYYQLHARLRQQAIVAKLGQGAIAAEDLDHLMDQAVHLATQTLGVKFGYILEQVESQQAFLLRAGRGWQREAGQTVMSGGRHSYAGYTLAVDQPVIITAMQTETRFDITPLLQEHQIQAGVNVVIAGPKAQQAFGVFGVHTDQPRSFTEHDTHFLQAIAHVLSTAIARQQADERLRLMDRAISASHNGVILTNATQPGNPVIYVNPAFERMTGYQTTEILGRNCAILQGPDTQPEAVQTIRTAISHRQDCHVTLRNYRKDGTPFWNQLFISPVFNDQGEATHFVGIQNDVTQRYQAELALQASEAQYRRIVETAAEGIWILDELNITSFVNTQMAEMLGYTPAEMLGRSFFDFMDADSRTAAQQQFTAQHQSTAESHDFRFKRRDGTDFWALISSSPLVNEVGDYLGALGMVTDITDRKQAETQLAHFAFYDTLTDLPNRTYFCDRLQDSINTYPASPTQPFAILFLDLDGFKMVNDSLGHTVGDHLLVAIAHRLQTCLEPSHLLARLGGDEFTILIPQVRNEADVVAIAQRIHDLFLQPFTIDHHTIFSNVSIGIALSHPHYHHPEELLRDADTAMYQAKANGKGHYALFNHAMHNAAVERLQLETDLRLAIEHNQFALVYQPIVCLKSGKLIGFEALLRWHHPERGLISPDQFIPVAEETRLILDIGAWVMAKACHQLRRWQDHWGSDLDITININLSAKQFTQPNLLQQIDTLLEQTQINPRLLKLEITEGAIMADPNTAQTTFQALKARGIQLSIDDFGTGYSSLSYLHHFPLDTLKIDRSFIQPIRHPGGSSEIVKTIMTLAHNLGMTVVAEGVESVAQLDYLKTLNCEYGQGYFWSRPLPAALAGAMLQQACLSAAAAS, from the coding sequence ATGGTCTGGCCAGACCTGTTGACTCTGTTTAATCAGTCTCAGGATCTGTGGGCTAGTGTCACCAAAAGAGGCGATTTTGATTATTTAAATGAGGCTTGGGCGCGTCAGTTTGGCCATCCCTTGAGCACCTTAGGACAACGATCGCTCCTCACCCTGAGCGACCCCGAAACGCAGCCGATCATTCTCAAAACTCTCCAAGGGTTGCAACGGGGTGACGCGATCGCCCCCTTTAAAACCCGCCATACCCACGCCGAAGGTCATCACTTTTGGCTCCAGTGGCATCCGGTGCGCACCGCTACCCCAAAGCAACTGTGGTTGCGGGTGGAGGATGTCACGCCGCCCCCCCCGACGATGGAAACGTTGCTGTTAAAGGCGTTGCCGGATTTAATTCTGCGCTGTCAGGAGAACGGCACGATTGTGGCCGCCTATCCGGCTCAGGATCAGATCACCCGATCGCTCGATTCATGGGTGGGACAGTTGATTCAGCAGGTTTTACCGGCGGCGGAGGTGAGCCTACTCCTCACCCTGGCTCTGAGCACGCAAACGGTGCAACACCTCACCTATCAAGCTCCCCAGGCGGGACAACTGCGCGATTATGAAGCCCGCTTTAGTGCGGTGAATGAACGGGAAGTGGTGGTGGTGGTGCGAGATGTGACGGCCTATACGGCTTCGTTGCGCGATCGCGACCAAACCTATTACCAACTCCATGCCCGGTTGCGGCAACAGGCGATCGTGGCCAAGCTGGGGCAAGGGGCGATCGCAGCGGAGGATCTTGACCACCTCATGGATCAAGCGGTTCACCTCGCCACCCAAACCCTAGGGGTGAAATTTGGCTATATCTTAGAACAGGTGGAGAGTCAGCAGGCCTTTTTACTTCGGGCGGGGCGGGGCTGGCAGCGCGAAGCTGGTCAAACTGTGATGAGCGGCGGACGGCACTCCTACGCTGGCTACACCCTAGCGGTGGATCAGCCGGTGATCATCACAGCCATGCAGACGGAAACGCGCTTTGACATCACGCCCCTGTTGCAAGAGCATCAGATTCAGGCGGGGGTGAATGTGGTGATTGCGGGGCCCAAGGCCCAACAGGCGTTTGGGGTGTTTGGGGTGCATACGGATCAACCCCGTTCGTTTACGGAGCACGATACACATTTTTTGCAGGCGATCGCCCATGTCCTATCAACCGCGATCGCCCGTCAACAGGCCGACGAACGCCTCCGGTTAATGGATCGCGCCATCTCTGCCAGCCATAACGGGGTGATCCTCACCAACGCCACCCAACCCGGCAACCCAGTCATCTACGTCAACCCCGCCTTTGAGCGGATGACCGGCTACCAGACGACGGAAATCCTGGGGCGGAACTGTGCCATCCTCCAAGGCCCCGACACCCAACCCGAAGCCGTGCAAACCATCCGCACTGCCATCTCCCACCGGCAAGATTGCCATGTGACGCTGCGGAACTATCGCAAGGATGGAACCCCGTTTTGGAATCAACTCTTTATTTCACCGGTCTTTAACGACCAAGGCGAGGCAACCCACTTCGTCGGAATTCAAAATGATGTCACCCAACGCTACCAAGCCGAACTCGCACTCCAGGCCAGCGAAGCACAATATCGCCGCATTGTGGAAACCGCCGCCGAGGGGATTTGGATTCTCGATGAATTGAATATCACGAGTTTTGTGAATACCCAGATGGCCGAGATGTTGGGCTATACCCCGGCAGAAATGCTCGGTCGGTCGTTTTTTGACTTCATGGATGCCGACAGTCGCACCGCTGCCCAACAACAGTTCACCGCCCAACACCAGAGCACCGCAGAAAGCCACGATTTTCGGTTTAAGCGGCGGGATGGTACGGATTTTTGGGCGTTAATTTCCAGCAGTCCCCTGGTGAATGAGGTGGGGGATTATCTGGGGGCGTTAGGGATGGTGACGGATATTACCGATCGCAAACAGGCGGAAACCCAACTGGCCCACTTTGCGTTTTACGACACCTTGACGGATCTGCCGAATCGCACCTATTTTTGCGATCGCCTCCAGGACTCGATCAACACCTACCCGGCAAGCCCGACTCAACCCTTTGCGATCCTGTTTCTGGATCTCGACGGCTTCAAGATGGTGAATGATAGTCTCGGCCATACCGTGGGGGATCATCTTCTGGTGGCGATCGCCCACCGTCTCCAAACCTGCCTGGAACCGTCCCATCTCCTGGCGAGACTTGGGGGCGATGAATTTACGATTTTGATCCCCCAAGTGCGCAATGAAGCCGACGTGGTGGCGATCGCCCAACGCATCCATGACCTCTTTCTGCAACCCTTCACCATCGACCACCACACCATCTTCTCCAACGTCAGCATCGGCATCGCCCTCAGCCATCCCCACTATCACCACCCCGAAGAACTACTCCGCGATGCCGACACCGCCATGTATCAAGCCAAGGCCAACGGCAAAGGCCACTACGCCCTGTTTAACCATGCCATGCACAACGCCGCCGTAGAACGGCTCCAACTTGAAACCGATCTGCGCCTCGCCATCGAACACAATCAATTTGCCCTTGTCTATCAACCCATCGTCTGCCTCAAGAGCGGCAAACTGATCGGCTTTGAAGCCCTCCTCCGGTGGCATCACCCCGAACGCGGCCTGATCTCCCCCGATCAATTCATTCCCGTCGCCGAGGAAACCCGCCTGATTCTGGACATAGGTGCGTGGGTCATGGCCAAAGCCTGTCACCAACTGCGCCGCTGGCAAGACCACTGGGGCAGTGACCTTGATATCACCATCAACATCAACCTCTCCGCCAAACAATTCACCCAACCCAATCTCCTCCAACAAATCGACACCCTCCTCGAACAGACCCAAATCAACCCCCGCCTGCTCAAGCTCGAAATTACCGAAGGGGCGATTATGGCAGATCCCAACACAGCCCAAACCACCTTCCAAGCCCTCAAAGCACGGGGCATTCAACTCAGCATTGATGATTTTGGCACGGGCTATTCGTCCCTCAGTTATCTGCACCATTTTCCCCTCGACACCCTTAAAATTGACCGTTCCTTCATCCAACCCATCCGCCACCCCGGCGGCTCATCGGAAATTGTCAAAACGATCATGACCTTGGCCCATAACTTAGGTATGACCGTTGTGGCGGAAGGGGTGGAAAGCGTAGCACAGTTGGACTATTTAAAAACCCTGAACTGTGAGTATGGTCAAGGCTATTTTTGGTCTCGTCCCCTCCCGGCTGCTCTGGCGGGTGCGATGTTACAGCAGGCCTGTCTTTCTGCCGCTGCTGCTTCGTGA
- a CDS encoding aldehyde dehydrogenase, translating to MLTTQATLPLIEAQHQFFQTGATLPYEFRARQLTALLDAIQSREAEICAALHQDLHKPAFEATVTEVTYGIEEIRYTLKHLKRWMRSQRVKTGLVLFPARGEIRPEPLGTVLIIGPWNYPFQLAIAPLIGAIAAGNTAILKPSELAPHTSRLIADLIAATFPPHYITAVEGDKDITQDLLQHKFDHIFFTGGTKIGQIIMTAAAQHLTPVTLELGGKSPCIVTADTPLAVAARRIAWGKFINGGQICVAPDYLLVPTAIKAELIAALKRAIVTAYGEDPAQSPDYCRMISDRHWQRLVDLINPAQVVHGGESDRDTRYIAPTILDGVTWDDPIMADEIFGPILPILTYDSLDDAIAQINAHPKPLALYLFSSDRATQDQVLTHTSSGGVCLNDTIMHIGSPELPFGGVGDSGIGAYHGKYSFDTFSHHKSVLNRGTWLDPALRYPPYAGKLAWFQRLMKS from the coding sequence ATGCTAACGACCCAAGCCACGCTACCCCTGATCGAGGCCCAACACCAGTTTTTTCAAACCGGAGCCACCCTCCCCTATGAATTCCGGGCGCGGCAATTAACCGCCCTCCTGGACGCAATTCAGAGCCGGGAGGCGGAGATTTGCGCGGCGTTGCATCAGGATTTGCATAAACCGGCCTTTGAGGCGACGGTGACCGAAGTGACCTATGGCATCGAAGAGATTCGCTACACGCTGAAGCATTTGAAGCGTTGGATGCGATCGCAGCGGGTCAAGACAGGCTTGGTCTTGTTTCCGGCGCGGGGGGAGATTCGCCCGGAACCTTTGGGGACGGTGTTGATTATTGGCCCGTGGAATTATCCGTTTCAGTTGGCGATCGCGCCTCTGATCGGTGCGATCGCCGCCGGGAACACCGCTATCCTCAAACCCTCCGAACTGGCCCCCCACACCTCCCGCCTGATCGCAGACCTGATCGCCGCCACCTTCCCCCCCCACTACATCACCGCCGTCGAAGGGGATAAAGACATCACCCAAGATTTACTCCAACACAAATTCGACCATATTTTCTTCACCGGCGGCACGAAAATCGGTCAGATCATCATGACGGCAGCGGCGCAACACCTCACCCCCGTCACCCTAGAACTCGGCGGCAAAAGCCCCTGCATTGTCACGGCGGATACGCCCTTGGCGGTGGCGGCGCGGCGGATTGCCTGGGGGAAATTCATCAATGGCGGTCAAATTTGTGTTGCGCCGGATTATCTGCTGGTGCCGACGGCGATCAAGGCGGAATTAATCGCTGCACTGAAACGGGCGATCGTCACCGCCTACGGTGAAGATCCGGCCCAGAGTCCGGACTATTGCCGAATGATTAGCGATCGCCACTGGCAGCGGTTGGTGGACTTGATCAACCCGGCTCAGGTGGTCCACGGAGGCGAATCCGATCGCGACACCCGCTATATTGCCCCGACGATTTTAGACGGGGTGACCTGGGATGATCCGATCATGGCGGATGAAATTTTCGGCCCGATTTTGCCGATCTTGACCTACGACAGTTTGGACGATGCGATCGCTCAGATCAACGCCCACCCGAAACCCCTCGCCCTTTATCTATTCAGCAGCGATCGCGCCACCCAAGACCAGGTTTTAACCCACACCTCCTCCGGCGGCGTTTGTCTCAACGACACGATCATGCACATCGGCTCGCCAGAATTACCCTTCGGCGGCGTGGGCGACAGCGGCATCGGAGCCTATCACGGCAAATATTCCTTTGACACCTTTTCCCATCACAAAAGCGTCCTCAACCGAGGCACTTGGCTTGATCCTGCCCTCCGCTATCCCCCCTACGCCGGAAAATTGGCCTGGTTCCAACGGCTAATGAAATCCTGA
- a CDS encoding tetratricopeptide repeat-containing S1 family peptidase — protein sequence MVWQSARTGLGGLMVLGLVGCATLPDWIPERRKPLERDVLVAQIKPSVVRITYGDQRGQGTGFIIAGEAGLCTVATAGHVVKPSELISVWTHDVDTVNPGGFPARAVQSSGNGMDLAIITFDAPGEGCPYPALTLGDSGTIQTLDEVYVFGFPEGGERALYQQQVATGEISAVDGGNAEGYDITYGSQTAAGMSGGPLVNVWGEVVAVHGREEAGFRLAVPIAKLQGELAAMLAQLPVVAEGTAKAFYEQGIERFNDGGYLEALEFFAKAIETEPNYLEAWYSSGLALFQLKKYDEANTAYTEALKISNTNPAIWDSRGAALLKLREYQEALNAYNTAITIDSKYANSWYERGRILRRLGDYSEAINSQESTININPDNHNAWYEKGLNFESLGDYEEALKAYENAIAINPNHSESWLSKGFTLSKLEQNNNEVIYAYQKALQINPKISTVLQYRLIDLEDTLMKVHLLVSDLESRQDRNYSDSEIREIESLYASTEKSFLLLLENLEVLNNQSENMLTLMSDSDVVNFRSDLEVTNRLLQEFEVEFYILSSRKDDLRTN from the coding sequence ATGGTGTGGCAATCAGCGCGAACGGGTTTGGGTGGGTTGATGGTGTTGGGGTTGGTGGGGTGCGCGACGTTGCCGGACTGGATACCGGAAAGACGAAAACCCCTGGAGCGGGATGTTTTGGTGGCGCAAATTAAGCCGAGTGTGGTGCGGATTACCTATGGGGATCAACGGGGGCAGGGGACGGGGTTTATTATTGCGGGGGAGGCGGGGCTGTGTACGGTGGCGACGGCGGGCCATGTGGTGAAGCCGAGTGAGTTGATTTCGGTGTGGACGCATGATGTGGATACGGTGAATCCGGGGGGTTTTCCAGCGCGGGCGGTGCAGTCTTCGGGGAATGGGATGGATTTGGCGATTATTACGTTTGATGCGCCGGGGGAGGGGTGTCCTTATCCGGCGTTGACGTTGGGGGATTCGGGGACGATCCAGACTCTTGATGAGGTTTATGTGTTTGGTTTCCCGGAGGGGGGGGAGCGGGCGTTATATCAGCAGCAGGTGGCGACGGGGGAAATTTCGGCGGTGGATGGGGGCAATGCGGAGGGCTATGACATTACCTATGGGAGTCAGACGGCGGCGGGGATGAGCGGGGGGCCGTTGGTGAATGTGTGGGGTGAGGTGGTGGCGGTGCATGGTCGGGAGGAGGCGGGGTTCCGGTTGGCGGTTCCGATTGCGAAGTTGCAGGGGGAGTTGGCGGCGATGTTGGCGCAGTTGCCGGTGGTGGCGGAGGGGACGGCAAAGGCGTTTTATGAACAAGGGATAGAACGATTTAATGATGGAGGATATCTGGAAGCCTTAGAATTCTTTGCAAAGGCGATAGAAACAGAACCTAATTATTTAGAAGCTTGGTATAGTTCTGGATTGGCTTTATTTCAACTAAAAAAATATGATGAAGCCAATACTGCTTATACAGAAGCCCTGAAAATCAGTAATACCAATCCAGCAATATGGGATAGTCGCGGAGCAGCTCTTCTTAAACTCAGAGAATATCAAGAAGCTTTGAATGCATACAATACTGCTATTACCATTGATTCTAAATATGCTAATTCTTGGTATGAACGTGGTAGAATCTTAAGGAGATTGGGAGATTATAGTGAAGCAATTAATTCTCAAGAAAGTACTATCAATATCAACCCTGATAACCATAATGCTTGGTATGAGAAAGGCTTAAATTTTGAGAGCTTAGGTGATTATGAAGAAGCTTTAAAAGCTTATGAGAATGCTATTGCAATTAATCCTAATCACTCTGAATCTTGGCTGTCAAAAGGCTTTACATTAAGTAAACTTGAGCAAAACAACAATGAAGTCATATATGCATACCAAAAAGCTCTACAGATAAATCCCAAAATCTCGACAGTTTTACAGTATCGTCTAATAGACTTAGAAGATACGTTAATGAAAGTGCATCTACTTGTTAGTGATTTAGAGAGCCGCCAAGATAGAAACTACAGTGATAGTGAAATCCGCGAAATAGAGTCCCTTTATGCTAGCACAGAAAAATCGTTTTTGCTACTATTAGAGAACCTCGAAGTTCTGAATAATCAATCAGAAAATATGCTAACCCTGATGTCAGATTCTGATGTTGTGAATTTTCGTAGCGATCTGGAAGTAACTAATCGTCTTTTACAAGAATTTGAAGTTGAATTCTACATACTTTCATCAAGAAAAGATGATTTGCGCACTAACTAA
- a CDS encoding ribbon-helix-helix domain-containing protein, translated as MQITLNEQQTQFITTQLASGNFTHPQEAITTALKLLEKLQSEYPDRLTEILTQLEK; from the coding sequence ATGCAAATCACCCTCAACGAACAACAAACACAATTCATCACCACCCAACTCGCCAGCGGCAACTTCACCCACCCCCAAGAAGCCATCACCACCGCCCTTAAACTCCTCGAAAAACTCCAATCCGAATATCCAGACCGGCTCACCGAAATCCTTACCCAACTAGAAAAGTAG
- a CDS encoding DUF433 domain-containing protein, protein MDYQNIITIEPDKRSGKPCIRGMRITVYDILEYFAGGMTEAEILADFSELTPEDIKACFTFAAEREKKLFVRAS, encoded by the coding sequence ATGGACTACCAAAACATCATCACCATCGAACCCGACAAACGCAGCGGTAAACCCTGCATTCGAGGCATGCGCATCACCGTTTACGACATCCTCGAATACTTCGCAGGCGGCATGACCGAAGCCGAAATCCTCGCAGACTTCTCCGAATTAACCCCCGAAGACATTAAAGCCTGCTTCACCTTCGCCGCAGAACGTGAGAAAAAACTCTTTGTCCGTGCATCATGA
- a CDS encoding DUF5615 family PIN-like protein, with amino-acid sequence MKLLLDENLSDRIIAQISDLYPESAHVKTLGLTNTEDSTIWDYAKTNGFTIVSKDADFHQRSLVYGHPPKFIYLRIGNSPTRIIITLLRDQFEIIQEFLNRQAESILILS; translated from the coding sequence ATGAAACTTCTACTCGATGAAAACTTATCTGATCGCATTATTGCCCAAATCAGCGATCTTTACCCTGAGTCTGCCCATGTGAAAACCTTAGGACTCACAAATACAGAAGATTCAACCATCTGGGACTATGCCAAAACTAATGGTTTTACAATTGTTTCCAAAGATGCTGACTTTCATCAGCGTAGTTTAGTGTATGGCCATCCACCCAAATTCATCTATCTTCGGATTGGCAACAGCCCAACTCGAATAATCATTACGCTTTTACGAGATCAGTTCGAGATTATTCAAGAATTTTTAAACCGCCAAGCAGAAAGTATTCTAATACTCTCGTAG
- a CDS encoding COP23 domain-containing protein yields MATHEHNAAWIGIGGLVLGVITLGWTVYSGRVPLQVTPQSQFICALRPDPDPAMARQVWTVLYQKNPDKQPKEWLYMVHEMGDGWNTDVRCIEIADRMNLYKEAGLISFEYRPDEKTPNQWVICARTKATQNCPPVVTLVPGDETEALVALQRVAGALMPGNPASYQTSAEITVEQPAQIPLAGLLAED; encoded by the coding sequence ATGGCGACTCACGAACATAATGCGGCTTGGATTGGGATTGGTGGCTTGGTGTTGGGGGTGATTACGTTGGGTTGGACGGTGTATTCGGGGCGAGTGCCGTTACAGGTTACGCCTCAGAGTCAGTTCATTTGCGCGTTGCGGCCTGATCCTGATCCGGCGATGGCTCGGCAGGTTTGGACGGTGTTGTATCAGAAGAATCCTGACAAGCAGCCGAAGGAGTGGCTGTACATGGTGCATGAGATGGGGGATGGTTGGAATACGGATGTTCGTTGTATTGAGATTGCGGATCGGATGAATCTTTACAAGGAGGCGGGGTTAATTTCGTTTGAGTATCGTCCGGATGAGAAAACGCCGAATCAGTGGGTGATTTGTGCGCGAACTAAGGCGACACAAAATTGTCCGCCTGTGGTGACGCTTGTGCCGGGGGATGAGACGGAGGCGTTGGTGGCGTTGCAGCGGGTGGCGGGGGCGTTGATGCCGGGGAATCCGGCCAGTTATCAGACTTCGGCAGAGATTACGGTGGAGCAACCAGCACAGATTCCGTTGGCGGGTCTATTGGCGGAGGATTAG
- a CDS encoding GNAT family N-acetyltransferase produces MTLYLRSATPADVPTIFQLIRALADYEKLSHAVTGTAADLETHLFGPHPCAEVVLAEWEGIVAGFALFFRNYSTFLTRPGLYLEDLFVLPDYRGRGVGKALLKHLGQVAVERGYGRVEWSVLDWNQPAIAFYERMGATVLPDWRICRVTGEALQTLAQAD; encoded by the coding sequence ATGACCCTTTACCTGCGCTCTGCTACGCCTGCCGATGTGCCGACCATTTTTCAACTGATCCGAGCCTTGGCCGACTATGAAAAACTGAGCCACGCCGTCACGGGGACGGCGGCGGATTTAGAGACCCATCTGTTTGGGCCCCATCCCTGTGCAGAGGTGGTCTTGGCGGAATGGGAGGGGATTGTGGCGGGGTTTGCTCTGTTTTTTCGGAACTATTCCACGTTTTTAACGCGACCGGGGTTGTATTTAGAGGATCTATTTGTCTTGCCGGACTATCGGGGGCGGGGTGTGGGGAAAGCGTTGCTGAAACATTTGGGGCAAGTCGCGGTAGAACGGGGCTACGGTCGGGTGGAGTGGTCGGTGTTGGATTGGAATCAGCCTGCGATCGCCTTCTACGAACGCATGGGTGCAACGGTGTTACCCGATTGGCGGATCTGTCGGGTCACGGGGGAAGCCTTGCAGACCCTCGCCCAGGCTGATTAG